CCACTGAGGCAGAGCCTCAGGTCCAAGGGGATCAAGGCACTGTTCCCCATCCAGGCCACCACTTTCGACCTCGTACTCGACGGCAGCGACTTGGTTGGCCGAGCGCGCACCGGTCAGGTGAGAAGCCGTTCCGAATTGTGATTCATTTGTTTACAAGGTGTAGTCCTTATTACTTGGCATGCATAGCTCTTTGAATTGCTAGCAGACTGTTCCTGCTCGTACACTTGAATGCTTTGCTTGATGAGCGACATGGAAACTTTTCTGTGTCTTAATGAATTCAAGTAGAATTTGATTTTGAACAAAAGATGGTTGCATTATGTTGCTCTGTCTGAACAGTATTAATGCATACAATAGCTTGGAGGTGAATTGGTGTTTCTGCCAGATAGCTATATTCAGTATAGAGTTATGATTATGTAAGTGCTGGATAGAAATATTCTCAAGAAATTCCCTGAATTTCTCATTTTGATGTACTTGACAAGTGGTGGCCATGAGGAACACCATTGCTCTTTTATAGTATATTTCTCTGAAAACCTGTATGACAAATGTTATTTCCTACAGGGAAAAACTTTGGCTTTTGTCTTGCCCATATTGGAATCTTTGGTTAACGGGGCAAATAAGGCATCTAGGCGGACTGAACATGGCAGGACCCCAAGTGTTCTCGTTCTGCTACCAACAAGAGAGCTGGCCAATCAGGTAAAATCTTGCATCTGTACCTGATTCAAGAAATTGGAATCTTTTGCACATGTTTTTTTTTTGACATAAATGCATCATTAAAATGAACTTCAGGTGCATGCCGACTTTGAGTTTTATGGTGCAACATTTGGGCTTTCTGCATGTTGTGTGTATGGGGGTTCACCTTATCGTCCTCAAGAAATGGCATTGAGAAGAGGCGTGGACATTGTTGTTGGAACTCCTGGTCGTATCAAGGTGATTATCATGTCTTTGTTGATACCTCCAACCCATTGTATCGTGAGCTCATTTTCTTGTTTTCTTATGCATGCTATATTACTTGTGCAGGATTTTATTGTAAAAGGAACTCTCAACTTGAAATGCTTGAAGTTCCGTGTCCTTGACGAAGCTGATGAGATGCTTAACATGGGCTTTGTTGATGATGTCGAGCTCATTCTTGGTATGctcacttgtcagtttctagtatTGCAGGTTCTTATATACAATTTTTTTTACAACATAAATGAGTACAAATGAGCTAACTGTTTTCTTTATACCTTTTTATTTACTAGCCACCTGCTTTTTAAATGGATCAATTAACATGGTTTTCAAATGGAGCATTTAACAGTGTTGGTTAGCTTTCTGTTTGATGCATTTAATCACTCCTGCTAATATATATATGAACAGGCAAGGTAGAAGATGCTACCAAAGTACAGACACTTCTGTTCAGTGCCACTCTGCCAGATTGGGTGAATAAGGTAAGACCATCTTATATGACTTCTCTATTTTAAATATTTTTCCAGTGTTTTGTGAGCTGAAAATGTGATCTGGAATTATTGTAGCTCTCTATGAGGTTTCTGAAAGTTGACAGGAAAACAGTTGATCTTGTCGGTAACGAGAAACTGAAGGCCAGTGCATCTGTTAAGCACCTTGCTCTTCCTTGTAACAAGGCAGCAAGGGCACAACTTATTCCAGATATTATCCGATGTTACAGCCAGTATGTACTACCCATAAATGGTTGTCTTTTTTCAGTATGCCATTTGATTTTCGTTGACTTTGCTAAACTTTTCTTTGCTTCAGTGGAGGCCGAACCATTATCTTCACTGAGACGAAGGATTCTGCATCAGAGCTTTCTGGTTTGATTCCTGGATCCCGTGCCTTGCATGGAGATGTTGTGCAAGCTCAGCGTGAAGTATGTGAATTCTTCTTTGGTCACATATCAATGTGATAATACAATTGATTAATTCACAATACTGTCTGTATAACATTGCCTTTCTGAATGTTATTGGTATGTGTGTACTGTGTTTATAATTCATGCTGATGTATAATACTACACCAGTAAAGTATACCATTAAAAATCGGAAATGTTCTAATCCTTTATAACTTGACGCTATCAACTGTTATACTCTATTTAAATTTTGTTTGTTATAATCCTTTTCCCATTCACATTATAGAAGTTGCAACTTACAAGGTGCAGATATTTGATGTGTTTTTGGATCATTTAGGTCATTCTTGCTGGATTTCGTAGCGGGAAGTTCCAGGTTTTGGTTGCTACAAATGTGGCGGCTCGTGGTCTGGATATTAATGATGTGCAGCTTATCATTCAGGTATGACCTGTTTTGCAGTTGAGTAATTTCTAATAGGTAGGTTAAGTTCTTATGTTTGCATTAAAACCTTCCAGTGTGAACCTCCCCGTGACGTTGAAGCTTACATACACCGGTCAGGTCGGACAGGGAGAGCAGGTATGCTAAATATTATCATGTTTATTTTTGTATAGTATTGTTTATAATTGCTTCCTGTTAATGGAATCATTTGATTTTCAGGTAATACTGGTGTTGCTGTCATGCTTTATGAGCCCAGATATAAGTACAGTGTCAGCAGACTAGAAAGGGAATCTGGGGTTAAGTTCGAACATATCTCTGCACCACAACCTACTGATGTAGCACAATCTGCTGGCAGTGAAGCTGCAGATGCCATTGCGAGTGTGTCAGACAGGTAAGATATTTCCACGATCATTTTGGGACAAGCATGCTTCTTTTGTATATTGGTTTGTCATTAATCATGTGGATGGGGGATGCCGTGCAGTGTTATTCCTGTCTTCAGGCAGCAAGCAGAGCAGTTGCTAAGCTCTTCCACTCTGTCTGCGGCTGACTTGCTTGCCAAAGCTCTTGCAAAGGCAGTTGTAAGTTGCTTTCTCGTTCTACATTTCCAGGTTTCTGCTCTGCTCTAGATATTGGCAGCTCCGTAACTAACAGAAATATGTACCTTAGGGTTACACGGACATAAAGAAAAGGTCATTGTTGTCTTCAATGGAGGATTACGCTACactacatcttcaaactggcagaCAGATGTGGTCACCTGGGTAAGTGACTGGTAATTTGTGCTTCTGGTTCACGAGGGTCATCTGATCttctgattaaatggaaatcctttTATGCCTGCAGGTTTGCTTTTACTATATTGAAAAGGTTCATGCCAGAAGAGAAACTTGCAGATGTAAAGGGTGCAACCCTCACGGCTGATGGAACGGGGGTTGTATTTGATGTTCCTGCAGCAGATGTTGAAGATTACATTCAAGGTATAATGGACCTTCTCTTGTTCGTGAAATAATTAAGCATGAAAATATTTTACTGATGTGCTCTTAGAATCCTCTCTCTTGTTATGCAATTCAAATAAGGCAGCTGAGGTGTCGGTACCATTTTCTAAAATCCGTCTATGATAACTTTTCTGCATATGGGGCACCACTCTAAACACTACATACATGATCGATCCTGCAGCTTCGGAGAATGCCGCACAGGTGACAATTGATGAAGTCCAGCAATTGCCACCCTTGCAAgagaagcagcagcagcagtcaaGAGGCAACTCGGGGGGAGGAAGATTTGGCCGTGGAGGTGGCGGGAGATTCTCTGGTGGTGGCCGTGGGGGCGGCTTCGGTGGTGGCGGAAGAGGcagaggtggtggtggcggcagggGGAGGCGGCGGCAATAGATTTAACAGGAGGAATTAGAAGCTGCTGCAATCTTAACGGACGTTTCAGTGACGTAGTTTTGAGGAAGAGGGGGAGGGAATATTCTCAGTTTTGGCTGCAATTGTATCGGGTTTTGTTTATTTGTTAGCGTTCGTCAACGAGAATACGACACACATTTTTGCCAACGCAAGAATTCGCGTTTATCTACTCGAAATCAACCAACGTGTTATTACTAAGTAAAGCTATAAACCTATTGTTTTAACTTGACATGGATGCTGACTCGGTCTCCTTTGGTCAGAAAGTGTAGTTTCTATTTTTTTTCTGCGTCGTGTCAGACGTTTTGATGTTTaccgtttttttttaaaaaagcgtATTGTTTATCTATTTTTATTATTTTAAGATCCAAAATGAACGGTGATTTGTAACTACGCCACTCGCTACGTTATCGATATATACGCTTCTTCCGTTCTAGTTTATAATTTATTTGACTTTTTCTATCAGTTTGACTGGGTTGCCTTATTTAATAGGTTTAGAAAAAAAAtgaaaactttaaacttaagtaTTTTATATGTTAAATGATATCATTCTAGAGTTAATAATAATTATACATTTTTTGAATAAGAGGAACTCATCGAATTTAGAGTAAAAATGTCAAGGGAATTATAAATTAAAATGGAGTATATTCTAAATTGCACATGTGCAAACAGTCATTAGGTCCAAGCGTGCAATTATCTTTCTTAATTCGTTAGATCTAGATCCAACCATATGTGAATTGTTATTTGATTGAGACTTTTTTAAAAAGCTAGACGTGGTGGTGGTAGAAGAGTTTAAATGTTAAATATGATATATGGTTAGATTTAGATCTAACGGATCAAGAGAAATATTTGCATGCTTGCATATAATGGCTGCTTTCATATTAGTCGTTGACATGACTAATATGCAAGTAGTCATTACGTGTAATTAACTCTCATTGATCCATTATATCTAGATCCAACCGCATGCGTAATCATAGTTTGTTAGGGTTTTTTATAATGCTACACGAAATGAGGGTTGATTTATTTAAATACTAAATATGATATAAGCTTAGATCTAGATTTAACGAACTAAGAGACCTGCTTGTATGATTTCACGTAACAGCTGTTTACATATTAGTTGTTGTATTAGTAATTGCCCTTAGGTCGTTGAAGACAGTCTTTTGCGGTTCCGGGTTCGCATCAAGAGGGACCGATAAAACAGAGCCGCTTTCTGGCAGGTGCGCCGCTGGTGTCGCATGTCGCTGTTCCGTTGCTTGGGGCTGGCACGAGCAGGACAGGACGACGTCGACTGCCCACATACCATAATTACACCAAAAATCGAGTACATAAGActatctccagcaacgtcccctaaattctatcccctaaaggaatattctctgtcctaTACAGCACGCTCTAAAAAATTCTATTCTCTATATCTTTttcatctccaacaacgtcccctaaattcggTCCTCTATATCTATAGTGTACCGGAATTTATAATACACATTATTTTTACATGTCACTTATAAAAAATTAATTAACTTATGTTGCGAAATAAAAATACTTCTTACAATACATTTTCATTTTATATACAAATTACTCATCGATCATATTATTTACAAAAAAAATGTATTATGTATTTCCTATCATACGCACGGAAACAAAAAATCATTCATGTGATCCAAGAATTAATTAGAGACTAATTAATTTTTAAAACCGACTACAACCAAGCGATAGCAGACAAATTTGTATGGCATCTGTACGGCATCTGACAAGCGCAGGAGAAAAAGTAGAGAGAGGAAGAGGCTGGACTGCATGTGAGAGCAGGATAGCGGATGAACAAGTACGCTCTGGCTTTAGCGCTCGTCAAAGTCGTCCGCTATTTTACAGTTTCATTTACAGGTTGCTGCTGGAGCCGATAGCGGACGTctcatcctctaaatttagagtacaGGACCATTTAGGgttcgttgctggagacagcctaagtCCCTTGCGCTCGCCACGTCACATGGTGGCCGCCGCGACGAAGGGGTCGTAGTGGAGGCCCACCGCCGAGAGCAGAGGCGGGCCACGCCGCGCCGTGATCCAGACCCTCACCGTCCCGCCGGCGACGGGGCAGGGCAGCCGGTGCAGCCGCTTGTGCCCCACTGTTGTGCCGTAGGCCACGGGCGCGCCGTCGACGTACACCGCGTGCCGCTCCACGCGCTGCCCCAGCGCCACGTGCTCCTGGATCCGGACCACGTTGAACGGCCGCGCCTGCGCGCCCGGCGGCCGCCGCAGCTCGATCCAGTAAACGTCCCTTCGCCCGTCCTCGGCCGTCGGCGCCCAGTACGTGTCCTCGCGGCCGTCCAGCACGTTGCGCGCCGCGAACCCGGCGCCGCGCACGCTGCTGGCCCTGGCCTCGCTGCCC
This portion of the Zea mays cultivar B73 chromosome 2, Zm-B73-REFERENCE-NAM-5.0, whole genome shotgun sequence genome encodes:
- the LOC100193061 gene encoding DEAD-box ATP-dependent RNA helicase 7; translation: MSPALAAAVEPMAVDDSASKKAKRKQLKAAAAAAAAEAEEEAASAKKKEKKEKKRKAKEPSPPLPSAASSGEEKSSTSSEETAPTAKKAKKDKTKKNVEVSSSASDDDGEITAGSDEDPADPNALTNFRISEPLRQSLRSKGIKALFPIQATTFDLVLDGSDLVGRARTGQGKTLAFVLPILESLVNGANKASRRTEHGRTPSVLVLLPTRELANQVHADFEFYGATFGLSACCVYGGSPYRPQEMALRRGVDIVVGTPGRIKDFIVKGTLNLKCLKFRVLDEADEMLNMGFVDDVELILGKVEDATKVQTLLFSATLPDWVNKLSMRFLKVDRKTVDLVGNEKLKASASVKHLALPCNKAARAQLIPDIIRCYSHGGRTIIFTETKDSASELSGLIPGSRALHGDVVQAQREVILAGFRSGKFQVLVATNVAARGLDINDVQLIIQCEPPRDVEAYIHRSGRTGRAGNTGVAVMLYEPRYKYSVSRLERESGVKFEHISAPQPTDVAQSAGSEAADAIASVSDSVIPVFRQQAEQLLSSSTLSAADLLAKALAKAVGYTDIKKRSLLSSMEDYATLHLQTGRQMWSPGFAFTILKRFMPEEKLADVKGATLTADGTGVVFDVPAADVEDYIQASENAAQVTIDEVQQLPPLQEKQQQQSRGNSGGGRFGRGGGGRFSGGGRGGGFGGGGRGRGGGGGRGRRRQ